CATTCTTCACAGATGCTGTCACACCGGTACCTGCGCAGGTCCTGAGACTGGTAGCTGTTACATCCGGTGCAGCAGGAGCTGAGGTTACCGTTACAGTAGCTTTTACTCTTGCGGAAGGATTACCACACAGCGCCGGATCTCCTACTGCTTCCACATAGAAGTCGGTGGAGGCGGTGAGCGGCAGGGTAGTGTAAACCGGTCCGGTGAAGACTGGCGTACCGCCTGTTGGTACGGTGTACCAGTTATACGTGATATTGTTCACTGGAGAGGTCACACGCAGTGTTGCAGTAGATCCTGTGCAGATGGTCAGTGCATTGGATTCGAGTACCGGTGTTGGTGCAGTGCCCACACTTACGGTCACTTTCGCTCTTACCACGCTGGTACAGTTACCGTTGCTGGCTTCAGCATAGAAGTCGGTCGTTACGCTCAGCGGGTTAGTAGTATAAGTGTTACCGGTTCCGAGCAGCGTGCCACCGGTAGCAGCATCATACCAGTTGTAGGTGGTACCTGCAACAGGGTTCTGGATGCTGAGTGTTACCGTGCCGCCAGCGCAAACGTTGAGCGAAGTGGCTGCAACAGTCGGAGTAGCCGGTGCTGCGTTAACCGTTACGGTGATGGCAGTCCTTGGACCAGGGCAGCCGCCGCAGGACCTTGGACAGGTGCCGCCAACGATTCCTCTTACATAATAAGTGGTGGTGCTATCGGCAGTGAAGGTGTAGGTGGTGCCGGTGAATACCAGGTTGCCAGCCGCATCATTCCACTGGTAGTTCACACCCGGCTGCGGGTTCTGCACGGTCAGTGTCACACTGGAACCGGAGCAGGTATTAACAGCCGCCGGTGTTACCACAGGTGCAGGCGGAGCAGTAACTACTGTTACTGTTGCAGTAGCACGTGGAGAAGCGGCGCCACACCTGGTCGGATCTCCTACCGCTTCCACATAGTATTGTGTGGTAGTCGTCAGCGGTGGTGTGGTGAACACCTGTCCGGTGAAGACTGGCGTGCCGCCGGTTGGTGTGGTGTACCAGTTATAGGTAAGTGCGTTGTCCGGGTTGAGGATCATCAATATGGCCGGTGTATTCGTACAGGTGGTCACATTGTCGGATACCAGTACCGGTGTTGGTGCAGTACCTACGCCGATGGATATTTTAACACGGGTAGTATCGGTACAGCTACCTGCACTTGCTTCCACATAGAAGTCAGTGGACACGGTGAGGTTTCTCACGATATATACCGGTCCGGTGAAGAGGGCAGTACCTCCGGTGGCCACATTGTACCAGCGGTAAGTAAGGGTATTCACCGGGTTCTGTACGGAGAGGACTACGGAGTCACCTGCACAGATATTAGTGTTGGAAGCGGTCACAGTTGGTGTCTGCAGGCTGGTGATGTTTACATTCACCGCTTTGGCAGTACCTGCTGCGTTAGCGCAACTGTTGCTTCCTTCTACGGTCACATAGTAGGTAGTATTTGCTGTGATCAGCCCTGTGGTGTAAGACGGACCTGTGAACAGCAGTGTTTGCAGATTAGCGTCCTGGTACCATTTGAATACAGGGTTAGTCACAGTGGTGGTGGCAGCTGTCAGTGTCACCGTTGTCTTCGCACATGCTGTAGTATCATTGAGGATGATATCTGCCGCAGTGGAGCGTTTGTTAACGGTCACATGTGCTGCTTTCAGATCGCCGGCAGCGTTTTCACAGTTGCCTGCGCTGCTTACGCTTACGTAGTAGGTGTAAGTACCTGGTGCGAGGCCGGAGACTGACAGCACACCGGTTGCGCTAACACCTTGTGTGATCGGGCCAGTCTTATCCGGATTAGCGTACCATTTGAATACCGGGTTCACCACAGTAGTGGATGTCGGTGTCAGTACAGCGGTATCGCCAGCGCAGATGGTTTGATCTGTTACATTGATATCAGCTGCGGTAGCTGCAGTGGTCACCGTGAGGGTGATGACTGCTCGTGTACCGGCGGCATTTGTACAGTTGTTGCCGTTTACTGCTTCTACATAGAATTTATAGGTACCTACGCCGAGGTTGGACGGAGTGGTATACGTGTTGGTATTGGAGGCCAGTTTGGCGCCGCCGGTAGCAGCATCGTACCAGTTGAAGTTTACGCCGGGCACTGCATTTACGCTGAGGGTAACCGGAGTATTCAAGCAGGTGGTCACACTGTCTTTGGTGGCAACCGGAGTAGCCGGCGTACCGTACACAGTTACTGTTGCTGGCAGGGAAGCCGCGCCGCTACAGTTGTTCCGCATAGCTCTTACAGTATAAGTGTAAGTACCGGAATCGAGGGTTGGCGGTGTCACGTAGGCGATGCTGTCGAGCAGGTGATTACCGTGGCTGTCGTACCAGCCATAAGTTACACCGGCCACAGGGTTCACCACGTTGATCGTCGCCTGCTGACCTTTACAGATATTGGCGTTGGTCACCTGTACAGTTGGCTGCACGATAGCACGTTGTGCGTAGTTGAAGCCTAATTCTGTGAGGGCGCCCACAATACCTGATTTCAGTTTCACTTCCACACCAGTGAACGGCTGGGTTGGTACGAAGGACAGCAGTGCGCTTCTTCCGCCACTGAGCAGGTTGAGATTAACGAGCGGGTTAGACACCAGTACGGAGTCTACTGCCGTATTACCATTGTAGGCTGTCAGCTGCAGGCTGGCCAGTACGGCGGCAGAAAGCACCTGGCTTGGGTTGGTGACCATCACTTTTACAGTATCGCCCGGAGTGGAGACACCATTGAAGTAAGCTCTTTCCCAAACGGAAGCATTCAGTACGCCAAGGTCTATAACGAGGGAAGAGTAAGTATTGGCGCTTTGGTCAACGGCCAGTTGCGGGTTGTACACATTGCCCAGCACCAGGAGGCCGGAGCCGCCGATGGTGAAGGAGCTTGCGCCTTCGCATGGCACAGGGTCCTGCCTGTCGCTGATGGTGACAGCGGTTACCGGTATTCTTGCAGAAGTACAGGAGCCGGCGCCAGGTACGGCAGCTACTACCCAATAGGTAACGGTACCGATGGTAGCGGATGCCGGTGCGGCATACTGCGCACCTTTAAACAGGGTGTCTGTGCTGGTCTGGGTAGCAAACCAGTAGAATTGTGCATTAGCGGTAGAAGCAGATGCAGTAAATACCGGTTGCTGGTTGACTACCACGGTGTCAGGGTTCGGTGTTACGGTCGGATCAGGCAGTGATGCTGCTGTGCTCACGTTAACAGCCGTTCTGGTGGCAGAGATAGTGTTACAGCTGTCATTCACCGCTTCTACATAGTAGGTAGCAGGTGCTGTTACGTTGACAACTTTATAGGTAAATCCGCTGTCGGTGTTCAGTTTGGTACCGCCGGTAGCTACATTGTACCAGTTGTAGGTGTAGCCGGCCAGCGGGGTGGCGATAGCCAGTACCGCATCTGAACCCGGACAAACTTTCACATCATTGGACTGAACGGTCGGTGCAACCGGAGCTGCAGCCACTTTCACAGCGACCTGTGTTCTTGCCGTGCTTGCGCAACCGTTGCGGTAAGCTTCCACAAAGAAGCTGGTGTCTGAAGTCAGCGCACCGGTAGTCAGGGAAGTACCATCTTTACCGGTCAGGTAAGTACCGTTGGAAGTATACCAGCGGTAAGTAACGCCTGCTGCCGGGTTCTGTACGTTGAGTGTTGCCGTGTTACCGGAACAAACAGCTACCTGAGAGGCCTGTACAGCAGGTTTGGCCAATGCACGCTGTGCATAGTTGAAGCCTATTTCTGTCAGGGCGCCTACGAGGCCGGATTTCAGTTTCACCTGTACCGCGTCAAACGGATGGGCCGGTACAAATTCGGCGATAGCCTGGGTACCGTTGCTCAACAGGCTGAGTTTCACCAGCGGATCGCTGACGGTCACAGAATCCTGCGGAGCATTGCCATTATAAGTGGTCAGCTGAACACCGCCCAGCAGTGAAGCAGACAATACCACACTTGGATCGGAAAGCAGTACCCTTACGGTATCGCCAGGAGCGGAGAGGCCGTTAAAGCCTGCTTTTTCCCATACCTCTGCATTCAGTACACCGAGGTTGATCACGAGAGAAGAGTAGGTGCTGGCATCATTGTCCACTGCCAGCTGCGGGTTGTATACATTGCCCAGCACCAGGAGACCACTGCCACCAATAGTTTGGGTAGTGGCGCCTTCGCAAGGTACTTGTGTTGGAGTAGTAAACTGTCCGTATACCACTACTACCGGCACGCGGATAGAAGAGCAGGAACCGCTGATGGATGCTTTCACCCAATAAGTCACGGTGCCTGGCGTGTTCTGAGTAGGCGGTGCGTAAGTCGGACCGGTGAACAGGCTGTCATTGCCGGCCTGGCTGCCATACCAGGTGAATGTCACGTTGGCGGCATTGGAGCTGGCTTTCAGAACGGCTTGTGTACCGATGTTGACAGAATCAGGATTAGGCGTTACCACCGGTGCGCTCAGCGAAGCAGAGATCACGATGTGGAATGCCTGTCTTGGAGAAACAGTACCGCAGGCGCTCATCGCTTCTACATAGAAGGTAGTGTCTTTGGTGATATTCGGTACATTAAATACATATCCGCTGTCGGTATTCAGTTTGGTTCCGCCAGTGGCCACATTGTACCAGTTGTAAGTAAGCTGGCTGTTCGGATTGGATACCGCCAGTGCTGCACTGGTACCTGGGCAGAGGTTCAGGGTCTGATCGGTGCCTGGTACAAGAGGAGCAGGAGATACAGTAACGGTTACGGGTATACGGTCAGGATTAGCGCAATTGTTGGCGCCCACCACCTGAACATAATAGGTAACCTTGCCTGGTGTTCTCAGGGTATCGGTGGTATAAGTATTCTGGCTGCTTAATACGGTGGTGCTGGTAGAATCAGCATACCAGCGTACGGTGGTGCCGGCAGCAGGTGTTACTGACAGGGTGGCTTTCTGGTTCACGCACACAGTATCCCCAGTACCACTAATAGTTGGGTTCGGATAGAGCACGCGTGCGCCATAGATATCAATAGCATTGAGCAGATTGAGCGTGCCGGTGAGCCTTACTTCCACGCGGTCATAAGTTCCGGTAGCGCCTACGGTGGCGTTGAACTGCTGACCGCTCAGCAGACGCAGCGTCAGCAGGTTGGCCAGTGTATCTGCTTTCACAGCAGTAGCGCCATTGTATTGAGTGATCACGATACCGCCAAACAGGCTTACATCGGCCAGGCCGCCCGGAGCTGCCATGGTCAGGCGGATGCTGTCGCCTGCGGCTCCCGGGTTCGGGAAGATGAGCTGTTGGTATACAGCACCTCCGAGTAAACCTACTGGTACACTCAGGGTGGTGAAGTTTGTTTTAGAACTGTCGATGTCATTGGTCGGATTCTGTACGGAGCAGAGGATACAACCAAGGGTAGTACCGGAAACCTGGCTGGTAGGCACATTACAATCCGGAGAAGGAATAACCGGACCGGTCACTACTACGTCTACACGTACCCGTGCAGAAGAGCAGGCGCCAGGAACGCTTACGGCAGCGAAGTAGCTGTAAGTGCCCGGATTATTAAACGGACCCACCACGAAGCTGGTACCGGTACCGGCAATGGTGGTAGTCGTAGAATCAGCGTACCAGTTAATTACCGCGCCTGGAACAGGTGAAGCGGTGAGCGTTGCCTGTTGGCCGGTCGCCACTACAACAGTGCCGGTCACCACTGGTGAAGCCGGAGCGTTCACCACATTTACCACAGCAGGTTTCAAGGCACCTGCTGCATTTTCACAACGGCCTGCGCCGCTTACAGCCACGTAGTAAGTATAATTGCCAAGGGCAAGGCCAGTGATGGTGAGATTACCTACGCTGTCTAATGCATAGTGTACCGCGCCTTCTGTCAGGCCATTGGTGATAGGTGTTGTTTTATTCGCGTCTTTATACCAGGTGAATACCGGGTTGGTAACGGTGGTAGAAGTGGGTTTCAGCATGGCGGCACCGCTAACACAGCTGTGGGTGGTATCGGCCAGGTTGATGTCTGCCGCAGTGCTCAGCGGATTTACCACTACTGTCACCGGTATACGGTCAGGGTTAGCGCAATTGTTGGCGCCCACCACCTGCACGAAGTAGGTTACTTTACCAGGTGTTCTCAGGGTATCAGTGGTATAAGTATTCTGGCTGCTTAATACAGTATTGCTGGTAGAATCAGCGTACCAGCGTACGGTAGTGCCGGCAGCAGGTGTTACTGACAGGGTTGCTTTCTGGTTTACGCACACGGTATCTCCAGTACCACTGATAGTTGGGTTCGGATAGAGCACGCGTGCGCCATAGATATCAATAGCATTGAGCAGATTGAGCGTGCCGGTGAGCCTTACTTCCACGCGGTCATAAGTTCCGGTAGCGCCTACGGTGGCGTTGAACTGCTGACCGCTCAGCAGACGCAGCGTCAGCAGGTTGGCCAGTGTATCTGCTTTCACAGCAGTAGCGCCATTATATTGAGTGATCACGATACCGCCAAACAGGCTTACATCGGCCAGGCCGCCCGGAGCTGCCATGGTCAGGCGGATGCTGTCGCCTGCGGCTCCCGGGTTCGGGAAGATGAGCTGTTGGTATACGGCACCTCCAAGTAAACCTACTGGTACACTCAGGGTCGTGAAGTTGGTTTTAGAACTGTCGATGTCATTGGTCGGATTCTGCACGGAGCAGAGAATACAACCAAGGGTAGTACCGGAAACCTGGCTGGTAGGCACATTACAATCCGGAGAAGGAATAACCGGACCGGTCACTACTACGTCTACACGTACCCGTGCAGAAGAGCAGGCGCCAGGAACGCTTACGGCAGCGAAGTAGCTGTAAGTGCCCGGATTATTAAACGGACCGACCACGAAGCTGGTACCAGTACCGGCAATGGTGGTAGTAGTGGAATCAGCGTACCAGTTAATTACCGCGCCCGGAACAGGTGAAGCGGTGAGTGTTGCCTGTTGGCCGGTCGCCACTACAACAGTGCCGGTCACCACTGGTGAAGCCGGAGCATTCACGATGCTTACCACAGCAGGTTTCAGTGCGCCTGCCGCGTTTTCACAACGGTTGGAGCCG
The Chitinophaga varians genome window above contains:
- a CDS encoding gliding motility-associated C-terminal domain-containing protein — encoded protein: MGNLLLLLMTFGMIAQPAMAQTQTQRVYANSEAHAATGLCLICSVANPDSARDVTGNFLQTGSVINAGVAALATIYQEVIFPAGQTPSATDPAIVKIGTGGTLLSLGLASAIKVQAYNGSTPVGTPANVAGTLLNLLVSGNQAEVFVPAPGAAYDRVRVTIDAGLLSAALSLKVYAAYYNKPATGTIACNTPIDVLTGATADLGLASLGGVTNAQNAIDNNISTYATMQTALAAAGQAQITAIYPGLSKTGDSVRVVVSNPGTLLTLQLLNSITILTYNGGTVVDSIPGNSNLLRLDLLQGSGSIQTLSFASSGPFDHIQVRFGAIVSALAALNIHEIQRLSPAPVSAGGVLKTTCLGTDVVLNVSNPDNVNYNYTWYDSTQTNIVGTGSSFTASGATAGSFRYYVSAMLKTCSASESAKALVTVQVNKYATAADITVPPTTAVCANVATITPSATNPSGTPTFKWYKDINKTTQITNGLVEGAISYAIDAAGKLTITGLTAPSTTFYVSITDSTHCENQAGALAAATVTVGTSPVPPVTATGVSAVVNQPITLTASAPAGTIEWYTDTTLAAVATGPSYNIGSFPTAGVHTYFVGVRLPGGCSSARIRVDVTVTTGGAPVSCNAPTTSAWGTTLGCVLCAVNNPNNAVDSDPTNFSQLSVPVGLLGGSAFEQLIFPQPGAATDSVRFDLEFPDGLANVSLLGGVVLTVANGTNVVTRDTLGSLLHISLLSSTRGYVTIPAVGAFDRVEVKMTGTLNLLNTVNIYGARIISPNPTALVRNVKACLGSTATLSATVAPGTSIQWFADSTTTTVLSTSNPFTTPVLNTPGTITYWAQVVGTNNCANPDRIPVVVTVNTLGTAADINLADTTLGCVSNTAVLKPTSTTVTNPVFTWYKDANKTTAITNGLTEGAVHYALDSVGNLTVTGLALGNYTYYVAVTGSNRCENAAGALKPAVVSIVNAPASPVVTGTVVVATGQQATLTASPVPGAVINWYADSTTTTIAGTGTSFVVGPFNNPGTYSYFAAVSVPGACSSARVRVDVVVTGPVIPSPDCNVPTSQVSGTTLGCILCSVQNPTNDIDSSKTNFTTLSVPVGLLGGAVYQQLIFPNPGAAGDSIRLTMAAPGGLADVSLFGGIVITQYNGATAVKADTLANLLTLRLLSGQQFNATVGATGTYDRVEVRLTGTLNLLNAIDIYGARVLYPNPTISGTGDTVCVNQKATLSVTPAAGTTVRWYADSTSNTVLSSQNTYTTDTLRTPGKVTYFVQVVGANNCANPDRIPVTVVVNPLSTAADINLADTTHSCVSGAAMLKPTSTTVTNPVFTWYKDANKTTPITNGLTEGAVHYALDSVGNLTITGLALGNYTYYVAVSGAGRCENAAGALKPAVVNVVNAPASPVVTGTVVVATGQQATLTASPVPGAVINWYADSTTTTIAGTGTSFVVGPFNNPGTYSYFAAVSVPGACSSARVRVDVVVTGPVIPSPDCNVPTSQVSGTTLGCILCSVQNPTNDIDSSKTNFTTLSVPVGLLGGAVYQQLIFPNPGAAGDSIRLTMAAPGGLADVSLFGGIVITQYNGATAVKADTLANLLTLRLLSGQQFNATVGATGTYDRVEVRLTGTLNLLNAIDIYGARVLYPNPTISGTGDTVCVNQKATLSVTPAAGTTVRWYADSTSTTVLSSQNTYTTDTLRTPGKVTYYVQVVGANNCANPDRIPVTVTVSPAPLVPGTDQTLNLCPGTSAALAVSNPNSQLTYNWYNVATGGTKLNTDSGYVFNVPNITKDTTFYVEAMSACGTVSPRQAFHIVISASLSAPVVTPNPDSVNIGTQAVLKASSNAANVTFTWYGSQAGNDSLFTGPTYAPPTQNTPGTVTYWVKASISGSCSSIRVPVVVVYGQFTTPTQVPCEGATTQTIGGSGLLVLGNVYNPQLAVDNDASTYSSLVINLGVLNAEVWEKAGFNGLSAPGDTVRVLLSDPSVVLSASLLGGVQLTTYNGNAPQDSVTVSDPLVKLSLLSNGTQAIAEFVPAHPFDAVQVKLKSGLVGALTEIGFNYAQRALAKPAVQASQVAVCSGNTATLNVQNPAAGVTYRWYTSNGTYLTGKDGTSLTTGALTSDTSFFVEAYRNGCASTARTQVAVKVAAAPVAPTVQSNDVKVCPGSDAVLAIATPLAGYTYNWYNVATGGTKLNTDSGFTYKVVNVTAPATYYVEAVNDSCNTISATRTAVNVSTAASLPDPTVTPNPDTVVVNQQPVFTASASTANAQFYWFATQTSTDTLFKGAQYAAPASATIGTVTYWVVAAVPGAGSCTSARIPVTAVTISDRQDPVPCEGASSFTIGGSGLLVLGNVYNPQLAVDQSANTYSSLVIDLGVLNASVWERAYFNGVSTPGDTVKVMVTNPSQVLSAAVLASLQLTAYNGNTAVDSVLVSNPLVNLNLLSGGRSALLSFVPTQPFTGVEVKLKSGIVGALTELGFNYAQRAIVQPTVQVTNANICKGQQATINVVNPVAGVTYGWYDSHGNHLLDSIAYVTPPTLDSGTYTYTVRAMRNNCSGAASLPATVTVYGTPATPVATKDSVTTCLNTPVTLSVNAVPGVNFNWYDAATGGAKLASNTNTYTTPSNLGVGTYKFYVEAVNGNNCTNAAGTRAVITLTVTTAATAADINVTDQTICAGDTAVLTPTSTTVVNPVFKWYANPDKTGPITQGVSATGVLSVSGLAPGTYTYYVSVSSAGNCENAAGDLKAAHVTVNKRSTAADIILNDTTACAKTTVTLTAATTTVTNPVFKWYQDANLQTLLFTGPSYTTGLITANTTYYVTVEGSNSCANAAGTAKAVNVNITSLQTPTVTASNTNICAGDSVVLSVQNPVNTLTYRWYNVATGGTALFTGPVYIVRNLTVSTDFYVEASAGSCTDTTRVKISIGVGTAPTPVLVSDNVTTCTNTPAILMILNPDNALTYNWYTTPTGGTPVFTGQVFTTPPLTTTTQYYVEAVGDPTRCGAASPRATATVTVVTAPPAPVVTPAAVNTCSGSSVTLTVQNPQPGVNYQWNDAAGNLVFTGTTYTFTADSTTTYYVRGIVGGTCPRSCGGCPGPRTAITVTVNAAPATPTVAATSLNVCAGGTVTLSIQNPVAGTTYNWYDAATGGTLLGTGNTYTTNPLSVTTDFYAEASNGNCTSVVRAKVTVSVGTAPTPVLESNALTICTGSTATLRVTSPVNNITYNWYTVPTGGTPVFTGPVYTTLPLTASTDFYVEAVGDPALCGNPSARVKATVTVTSAPAAPDVTATSLRTCAGTGVTASVKNAQPGFIYQWYDAPVGGTLLFTGEVYNIPAVNNTTTYYVQANIGTGCSSATRTAVVVNVDPAPAMPTVASNNLTICIGGNTTFSIQAPDPALTYNWYDAPTNGTLLATGPSFTTGALNSTTTFYVVAKNNNGCASSSVSVTATVITTIDAPLADPITTCAGQTVTLAVKNSVAGVIYKWYTQATGGTPVFTGANYTITPGGNATYYLEAATSGGCVSASRTAVNVTVNAAPAVPVVANATLQTCQGQTVTLSVQNPDATLTYKWYTTATGGTAISTGSSFTTPPVTANAMYYVEAVNATGCPSATRTAVSVQLISAPAAPTVTGNENGICPGKSATLTAGSTTAGVTFNWYTTPTGGTPVFTGPVFTTPALNTTTTYYVEAASPSGGCVGIGARTAVIVSMLQPLAAPHVSFSNITATSVTFTWNAVPGAVRYEVTLDGGATFSAPSTGPSGTSHTVNNLQPNQTLNFGVRAIGASDCETSGLGTLTCTTSNPQGNNIFIPNLFSPNGDGVNDVLYVYGTAIAQLEFRVYNQWGQLVFTSKDQRQGWDGTMSGQKQPVGVYVYIVRATMQDGQVITKKGNVTLMR